A single region of the Thermoanaerobacterium aotearoense genome encodes:
- the rpsP gene encoding 30S ribosomal protein S16 — protein sequence MAVRIRLKRMGAKKSPFYRFVVADSRSPRDGKFIEEIGYYNPVSNPKEIKIDSEKAIKWLKVGAQPSDTVRALFKKEGIFDKINN from the coding sequence GTGGCAGTTAGGATTAGATTAAAAAGAATGGGTGCGAAAAAGTCACCGTTTTACAGATTTGTTGTGGCTGATTCAAGATCACCACGTGATGGTAAGTTTATAGAGGAGATTGGATATTATAATCCAGTATCTAATCCAAAGGAAATTAAAATTGATTCTGAAAAAGCCATAAAGTGGCTAAAAGTAGGTGCACAACCATCCGACACGGTTAGAGCTCTATTCAAAAAAGAAGGCATATTTGATAAAATTAACAATTAA
- the ylqF gene encoding ribosome biogenesis GTPase YlqF, translating into MYQWYPGHMAKTKRLIEENLKIVDVVYELLDARIPKSSRNPLIDDLVKNKKRIILLNKSDLADLEVNKMWNDYFNLKGHVSLNINSLDSRCIQSIYELTLKECSDIIDKKRQKGIKAKLRAMIVGIPNVGKSTLINSLTKTKNAKTGNKPGVTKSKQWIKTPYFDLLDTPGILWPKFEDEHVGIMLALTSAIKDELLNHEELAYSLLDILKINYPELLMKRYKLEDIGKDVFKLLTDIGKSRGCLSSGGIVDTERAAKIIIDDFRAGKIGKISLERPD; encoded by the coding sequence ATGTATCAATGGTATCCTGGACACATGGCAAAAACTAAACGCTTGATTGAGGAGAATTTAAAAATAGTAGATGTTGTTTATGAATTATTAGATGCTCGGATTCCCAAAAGCAGTAGAAATCCATTGATAGACGACTTAGTCAAAAATAAAAAGCGGATTATTTTGCTTAATAAATCCGATTTGGCTGATTTAGAAGTCAATAAAATGTGGAACGATTATTTCAATCTTAAAGGTCATGTAAGCCTTAATATAAATTCTTTAGATAGCAGATGCATTCAAAGTATTTACGAATTGACTTTAAAAGAGTGTAGCGATATAATCGATAAAAAAAGGCAAAAAGGCATAAAAGCCAAACTACGAGCGATGATAGTCGGTATACCTAACGTTGGGAAATCAACATTGATAAATTCTTTAACAAAAACAAAAAATGCTAAGACAGGCAACAAACCAGGTGTGACGAAATCAAAGCAGTGGATTAAAACACCTTATTTTGATTTGTTAGATACTCCAGGAATTCTGTGGCCTAAATTTGAAGACGAACATGTTGGAATAATGTTGGCTTTAACCTCTGCAATTAAAGATGAGCTATTAAATCATGAAGAGTTGGCATATTCATTACTTGATATATTGAAAATAAATTATCCAGAGCTTTTAATGAAAAGATACAAGTTGGAAGACATAGGTAAAGATGTGTTTAAATTACTTACGGATATAGGTAAATCAAGGGGTTGCTTGTCTTCGGGAGGAATTGTTGACACAGAACGTGCTGCAAAAATCATTATTGATGATTTTCGTGCAGGAAAAATTGGCAAAATATCTCTTGAAAGGCCTGATTAG
- the rimM gene encoding ribosome maturation factor RimM (Essential for efficient processing of 16S rRNA): MDDYLSVGKITSAYGVNGEVKVYPLTDHLDRFYDLDYVYIFDDEKKVQYQIESVRFIKNLVLIKFYAVNDRNEAEKLKDKFIKITMDDAVELEEDEYFIKDLIDMKVYTDDKRELGVLKDVLKTGANDVYVVKTDERDILIPAIKDVIKDVDINGKKMIVHLLEGL; encoded by the coding sequence ATGGATGATTATTTGTCCGTAGGTAAAATTACATCTGCATATGGCGTAAACGGCGAAGTCAAAGTATATCCGCTTACAGATCATTTAGATAGATTTTATGATCTCGATTATGTGTATATTTTTGATGATGAAAAAAAGGTTCAATATCAAATTGAGTCGGTAAGATTCATTAAGAATCTTGTTTTGATAAAATTTTATGCAGTGAATGACAGAAATGAGGCGGAGAAGCTTAAAGACAAATTTATAAAAATAACGATGGATGATGCTGTAGAGCTGGAAGAAGACGAGTATTTTATTAAAGACTTGATAGATATGAAAGTTTACACTGATGACAAAAGAGAGTTGGGTGTATTAAAGGACGTGTTAAAAACTGGCGCTAATGATGTGTATGTGGTAAAAACAGACGAGAGGGACATATTGATACCTGCCATTAAAGATGTGATTAAAGACGTGGATATAAATGGCAAAAAAATGATAGTCCATCTTTTGGAGGGACTATAA
- the rplS gene encoding 50S ribosomal protein L19, producing MNLVDIVEREQLREVPEFNVGDTVRVHYKVIEGDKERIQVFEGVVIKRSGGSLRENFTVRRISYGVGVERTFPLHSPRIEKIEVVRKGRVRRAKLYYVRKRVGKAAKIQEKK from the coding sequence ATGAATTTAGTTGATATTGTAGAAAGAGAACAATTGAGAGAAGTACCTGAATTTAATGTTGGTGATACTGTAAGAGTACATTATAAAGTTATCGAAGGTGACAAAGAAAGAATTCAGGTTTTTGAAGGTGTTGTCATAAAGAGAAGTGGTGGATCATTAAGAGAGAATTTTACTGTAAGGCGTATTTCTTATGGTGTTGGAGTAGAAAGGACTTTCCCACTTCACTCACCTAGGATTGAAAAGATAGAGGTAGTGAGAAAAGGTAGAGTTAGAAGAGCCAAACTTTATTACGTTAGAAAAAGAGTTGGCAAAGCTGCTAAAATTCAAGAGAAAAAATAA
- the ffh gene encoding signal recognition particle protein — translation MAFESLTGKLQDIFKKLRGKGKLSEKDVKEAMKEVKIALLEADVNFKVVKEFINTVTEKSLGQEVMESLTPAQHVIKIVNDELTALMGSKESKINFSDKPPTVIMMVGLQGSGKTTTSGKLANYLKSKGKSPVLVACDIYRPAAIKQLQVVGSSINVPVFSMGDKTSPVDIAKASIDFAKNNNYNVVIIDTAGRLHVDEELMDELKNIKDAVHPDEILLVVDAMTGQDVVNVAESFNEKLDVDGVILTKLDGDTRGGAALSVKAVTHKPIKFIASGEKFTDIEVFHPDRMASRILGMGDVLSLIEKAQAQIDEKKALELQKKILEQQFSFDDFLDQLQGLKNMGPIDQLFSMIPGVNMSKLKGINISDKDIKRIEAIIQSMTKEERQNPSIINGSRKKRIAAGSGTSIQQVNSLLKQFEQTKKMMKQFTDMGKNMKIGKRKMPFFR, via the coding sequence ATGGCATTTGAAAGTCTTACTGGAAAGCTTCAAGACATTTTTAAGAAACTTAGAGGTAAAGGCAAGCTAAGTGAAAAAGATGTAAAAGAGGCTATGAAAGAAGTTAAGATAGCTCTTTTAGAGGCTGACGTTAATTTTAAAGTTGTCAAAGAATTTATAAATACTGTTACTGAGAAGTCTTTGGGGCAGGAAGTGATGGAAAGCCTAACGCCTGCGCAGCATGTCATAAAAATTGTCAATGACGAATTGACAGCATTGATGGGCTCTAAAGAAAGTAAGATCAATTTTAGCGATAAACCTCCAACAGTTATAATGATGGTAGGATTGCAAGGTTCCGGTAAGACGACTACAAGTGGCAAACTTGCTAATTATTTAAAATCTAAAGGGAAAAGTCCTGTGCTTGTTGCATGTGATATATATAGACCTGCAGCAATTAAACAGCTTCAAGTAGTTGGTTCATCCATAAATGTGCCTGTTTTTTCGATGGGTGATAAGACATCACCTGTTGACATTGCAAAGGCTTCTATAGATTTTGCAAAAAATAATAACTATAACGTAGTGATAATTGATACGGCTGGAAGGCTCCATGTAGATGAAGAATTGATGGACGAATTGAAAAACATAAAAGATGCTGTGCATCCGGATGAAATACTTTTAGTCGTCGATGCTATGACAGGTCAAGATGTTGTCAATGTAGCTGAATCTTTTAATGAGAAACTTGATGTAGATGGAGTTATATTGACAAAACTTGATGGTGATACGAGGGGTGGAGCGGCTTTGTCGGTGAAAGCTGTCACCCATAAACCCATTAAATTTATAGCATCAGGTGAAAAATTTACTGACATAGAAGTTTTTCATCCAGATAGAATGGCTTCAAGAATACTGGGAATGGGTGATGTTTTAAGTTTAATTGAAAAAGCTCAGGCACAGATAGATGAAAAAAAGGCATTAGAATTGCAAAAAAAGATTTTAGAGCAACAGTTTTCGTTTGATGACTTTTTAGATCAATTACAGGGATTAAAAAATATGGGTCCAATTGATCAGTTGTTTTCCATGATACCAGGTGTAAACATGTCAAAATTAAAAGGAATAAACATAAGTGATAAGGACATAAAGAGGATAGAGGCAATAATTCAGTCAATGACTAAGGAAGAAAGACAAAATCCTTCTATCATAAATGGCAGCAGAAAAAAGAGAATCGCTGCTGGCAGTGGTACATCGATTCAGCAAGTGAATAGCTTACTCAAACAGTTTGAGCAAACTAAGAAGATGATGAAGCAGTTTACTGATATGGGCAAAAATATGAAAATAGGCAAAAGGAAAATGCCATTTTTCAGATAG
- the trmD gene encoding tRNA (guanosine(37)-N1)-methyltransferase TrmD has protein sequence MVFNVLTIFPDMFEGILRNSILKRAIERELIKVNLVNIRDYSKDKHKKTDDYPYGGGYGMVMMVQPIYDAIKAVKSSKDMPVFYMGPKGKKFDQKKAIELSKYDEIMILCGHYEGIDERAYSLIDEEISIGDFILTGGEIAAMAVIDSVSRLIHGVLPQDESFIDESFYCGLLEYPQYTRPEIFNGMEVPKVLLSGNHAEIAKWRRQKSLEATLNLRPDLLDRKYLSEQDIEYLKELGYSDI, from the coding sequence ATGGTTTTCAATGTTTTAACGATTTTTCCTGATATGTTTGAAGGTATACTAAGAAATAGCATTCTAAAAAGGGCAATTGAGAGAGAATTGATAAAAGTAAATTTGGTAAATATCAGGGATTATTCGAAAGATAAACATAAGAAAACTGATGATTATCCGTACGGCGGCGGGTATGGTATGGTAATGATGGTTCAGCCAATATACGATGCAATTAAAGCAGTCAAATCATCTAAAGATATGCCAGTTTTTTATATGGGCCCCAAAGGAAAAAAATTTGATCAAAAGAAAGCTATAGAGCTATCAAAATACGATGAAATAATGATTTTATGTGGACATTACGAGGGAATCGACGAAAGAGCGTATTCATTGATAGACGAGGAGATATCAATAGGAGATTTCATTCTGACAGGCGGCGAAATCGCTGCGATGGCAGTTATAGATTCCGTGTCAAGGTTGATACATGGTGTTTTGCCGCAAGATGAAAGTTTTATCGATGAATCTTTTTATTGTGGCTTATTAGAATATCCTCAATATACAAGGCCTGAAATATTTAATGGGATGGAAGTCCCGAAAGTGTTACTGTCTGGAAACCATGCAGAGATTGCTAAGTGGAGAAGACAGAAATCATTAGAGGCTACGCTTAATTTACGTCCAGATCTTTTAGATAGAAAGTATCTATCAGAACAAGATATTGAATATCTTAAAGAGTTAGGCTATTCAGATATTTGA
- a CDS encoding YifB family Mg chelatase-like AAA ATPase, which translates to MLSITKSMAILGIDGYVVDVEIDISNGLPAFDIVGLGDTEIKESRDRVRAAIKNSGYEFPVKKITVNLAPANTKKEGTSFDLPIAVGILICTGQVKSVDYDTVLLGELSLDGSLRPIKGVLPMAMDARLYGIKRMILPYANAKEAAITKDVEIIPVKSLKDVVDYINGIKEIDSIKIDIDELFKRENYDVDFSDVKGQENAKRAFEIAAAGGHNVMLVGPPGSGKTMLARRFPTILPEMTLEEALEVTKIHSIAGTLPEDVSLLTNRVFRAPHHTISTVSLVGGGRIPKPGEVSLAHYGVLFLDEFPEFRRDAIEALRQPLEDECVTISRVNATFTYPAKVTLIVALNPCPCGYLGDDTHECRCTPNEIRRYQNKISGPLLDRIDLHVEVNRVDKQKYFDDDANVETSEMIRNRVRKAREIQLKRYKGSGIFFNSQLNNNMIKKYIKLDEKTTDMIKEYFDTLGLSARAYNKIIKVARTIADLEGSHDVKYEHVVEAFQYRNLSNKYISN; encoded by the coding sequence ATGCTTTCTATAACAAAAAGCATGGCAATCTTAGGTATTGACGGATATGTAGTAGATGTAGAAATTGATATATCAAATGGGCTTCCTGCTTTCGATATAGTCGGATTAGGCGATACAGAGATAAAAGAATCGAGAGATAGAGTAAGAGCTGCTATAAAAAATAGTGGATACGAATTTCCGGTTAAAAAAATAACAGTAAATTTAGCACCTGCTAATACTAAAAAAGAAGGCACATCATTCGATCTGCCGATAGCTGTAGGAATACTTATATGCACTGGACAAGTTAAATCGGTTGATTATGATACAGTTTTGCTTGGCGAGCTATCACTTGATGGATCTTTGCGACCAATTAAAGGTGTGTTGCCTATGGCTATGGATGCAAGACTCTACGGAATTAAGAGGATGATACTGCCATATGCAAACGCAAAAGAAGCTGCCATAACAAAAGATGTAGAGATTATACCTGTCAAATCATTAAAAGACGTTGTTGATTACATAAACGGCATAAAAGAAATCGACAGCATAAAAATTGATATCGATGAGCTTTTCAAAAGAGAAAATTATGATGTAGATTTTTCTGATGTAAAGGGACAGGAAAATGCAAAAAGAGCATTTGAAATTGCTGCTGCCGGTGGCCACAATGTCATGCTTGTAGGTCCTCCTGGTTCAGGCAAAACTATGTTGGCAAGAAGGTTTCCTACCATACTTCCAGAGATGACTTTGGAAGAGGCGTTAGAAGTTACCAAAATACATAGTATAGCAGGGACTTTGCCTGAAGATGTGTCACTATTGACAAACAGGGTTTTTCGAGCGCCACACCACACTATTTCAACAGTTTCTTTAGTTGGCGGCGGCAGGATTCCGAAACCAGGAGAAGTTTCTTTAGCGCATTATGGCGTCTTATTTCTTGATGAGTTTCCTGAATTTCGGAGAGATGCTATTGAAGCGCTTAGACAGCCGTTAGAAGATGAATGTGTTACGATATCACGAGTCAACGCTACTTTTACGTATCCGGCTAAGGTGACTCTCATCGTCGCATTAAATCCGTGCCCTTGTGGATATTTGGGCGACGATACTCATGAATGTAGATGTACTCCTAATGAAATAAGGCGTTATCAAAACAAGATTTCTGGTCCTTTATTGGATAGGATTGATTTGCATGTGGAAGTAAATCGCGTCGACAAGCAAAAGTATTTTGATGATGATGCAAATGTTGAAACATCAGAAATGATACGCAATAGAGTAAGAAAGGCAAGAGAGATTCAATTAAAAAGGTACAAAGGCAGTGGTATATTTTTTAATTCTCAGTTAAATAATAATATGATAAAAAAGTACATAAAACTTGATGAAAAAACTACGGATATGATAAAAGAATATTTTGATACATTGGGACTTAGCGCAAGGGCTTATAATAAAATAATAAAAGTAGCAAGGACGATTGCTGATTTAGAGGGAAGTCATGATGTTAAATATGAGCATGTTGTAGAAGCATTTCAATATAGAAATTTAAGCAATAAATACATTAGCAATTGA
- the ftsY gene encoding signal recognition particle-docking protein FtsY, protein MLNFFKKNKKDDEIIEKEDKKGLYQRLKDGLARTRDNFTAKIDGILSFGRKVDDELFEELEEILILADVGVSTTEKIIDDLKEKAKEQKVKDAEKIKELLAEEIYDIMEAKETSLKITPPTLILIVGVNGVGKTTTIGKLANKFKREGKRVLLVAADTFRAAAIDQLDVWAGRNNCEIIRHEEGSDPASVLFDGIKAAKSRNVDVILCDTAGRLHNKKNLMEELKKIYRVAQREFNEGNIETFLVLDATTGQNAIQQAKIFKEATDVTGIILTKLDGTAKGGIVISIKSELDIPVRFIGVGEGIDDLQEFDSEKFVRALFE, encoded by the coding sequence ATGCTAAACTTCTTCAAAAAAAATAAAAAAGACGATGAAATTATAGAAAAAGAAGATAAAAAAGGACTTTATCAGAGACTAAAAGATGGTCTTGCAAGGACGAGGGATAATTTTACAGCCAAGATAGATGGCATATTATCATTTGGAAGAAAAGTAGACGATGAATTGTTTGAAGAATTGGAGGAAATTTTAATATTAGCAGATGTTGGTGTTTCTACAACAGAAAAAATTATTGACGATTTAAAAGAGAAAGCTAAGGAGCAGAAAGTTAAAGATGCAGAAAAAATAAAGGAATTGTTGGCAGAAGAAATATACGATATTATGGAGGCTAAAGAGACATCGCTTAAAATTACACCTCCAACTTTAATTTTAATTGTTGGCGTTAATGGTGTAGGTAAGACGACGACAATAGGCAAACTTGCCAATAAATTTAAAAGAGAGGGGAAAAGGGTACTGCTTGTTGCAGCAGATACATTTAGGGCAGCGGCCATAGATCAGTTAGATGTATGGGCAGGAAGAAATAATTGTGAAATAATCAGGCACGAGGAGGGTTCAGATCCGGCATCTGTCCTCTTTGACGGCATAAAAGCTGCGAAATCCAGAAATGTAGACGTGATATTGTGCGATACTGCGGGAAGGCTACACAACAAAAAAAATCTTATGGAAGAATTAAAAAAGATATACAGAGTTGCTCAAAGAGAATTTAATGAAGGCAATATAGAGACATTTTTAGTTTTAGATGCTACAACTGGCCAAAATGCAATACAACAAGCTAAAATCTTTAAAGAGGCTACAGATGTAACTGGTATAATACTGACAAAACTTGATGGAACAGCAAAAGGAGGCATTGTAATATCGATAAAATCTGAGCTTGATATACCAGTAAGGTTTATTGGTGTAGGAGAAGGTATTGACGACCTTCAAGAGTTTGATTCAGAAAAATTTGTTAGAGCATTGTTTGAATAA
- the ylxM gene encoding YlxM family DNA-binding protein, with the protein MNSDFVEMNVLYDFYGSLLTGKQMDIFKMYYMDDYSLGEISQELNISRQGVYDSLKRAESILKYYEDKLGLVKKYNDNMERLSKIKRSVDEVKKHISDKKALEALEDIEKEIDSLEL; encoded by the coding sequence ATGAATTCTGATTTTGTTGAAATGAATGTGTTGTATGATTTTTATGGCTCGCTACTTACAGGCAAACAAATGGATATATTTAAAATGTACTATATGGATGATTATTCATTAGGTGAGATATCACAAGAGCTTAATATTTCAAGACAAGGCGTATATGACTCTTTAAAAAGGGCTGAAAGCATCTTAAAATACTACGAAGATAAGTTGGGGCTTGTGAAGAAATACAATGATAACATGGAAAGGCTCTCTAAAATAAAGCGGTCTGTAGATGAAGTCAAAAAACATATTTCAGATAAAAAAGCCTTAGAGGCGTTGGAAGATATAGAAAAAGAAATTGATAGTTTGGAATTGTAA
- a CDS encoding KH domain-containing protein — MGELVKFIAKSLVDNPDAVQINEIEGEQSIIIELKVAPEDMGKVIGKQGRIAKAIRTVVKAAATKEKKRVIVEII; from the coding sequence ATGGGTGAATTAGTTAAGTTCATTGCGAAATCTCTTGTTGATAATCCTGACGCAGTCCAAATTAATGAAATTGAAGGTGAGCAGTCAATCATAATAGAGCTTAAAGTTGCTCCAGAAGATATGGGAAAAGTTATAGGTAAACAAGGTAGGATAGCAAAAGCTATAAGAACTGTTGTTAAGGCTGCTGCAACTAAAGAAAAGAAGCGTGTCATCGTAGAAATAATTTAG